The DNA segment CTTAATTATCAACTTTTTTCCTGTGGATTTGCAGTGGGGCTGCTGGGCATCACCAGGACAGATTAGGACAGATTCTGGCCCTCTGTCCAACTGTGAGTGACTCTGCACCTGAGTCTGTGCAGCTCCCTGGTGactttttgctgccttttgctTACTCAGGTCCACAGGTAAGAAGAGtgttgaaaaatatatttgggtGGATTTAACATaaaaacaggagagagaagTTTTTCCTCAGGTGGATCTATCAGTTGTGCCTCTGTCAACAGGATCGATAGAGATGAAGTTTAAAGTTCTCATGAAGAAATCTTAGCCATGGTCAGTGAAGATAAAAAATTTAGTGGAACAAAACCCCCTTTTAACAGTTTTATAATCTTATTAAATTCTTCCTGCTGTGCTCAGGTCAGTAGAATCCAAACTGTCAGCCAGATCCGGCTTGGCAAAACTCCAGGATTGTACCCAACTTTTTctcctgaagaggaaaaaaaaggtgctgaTTTTTATCTCAGGGTTTCTTTAAAAGACTCGGGGCACACTTGaacacccagcccagcccagaaGGATTTTCTGGGACACTTTTGCCAGAAAAGATCGTGCAGCAAACCTCCGGGCAGTCTGATGAAACACCGGGCTGCCACCTTAAAAGCTTTTAATGTTTCTCAAAAAAGTGGGGCAGAGAAAATCCCAGCACTTTTCTGTGGCCAACCAGGCTTGGAAATGGGGATTTAATCATGATTAAAATCTTCTCTAGAAGCCACTTAGCATATGAACTCCAGATAAAATCGAGACGTGAAAGGGAAACAGCAAACTTCAAACACTCAAGCTGGGCTAAAACACAAATGTAGGAAACACAAATGCTAGGgaaggaaacataaaaaaaaattcagctggttttgcttttacaACAATAAACAGCTTTTTAACTATTTGTtgttgagttttctttttttatttatttttctgatttgttttttttaattactgctaccacaataaaataaaattcttaccTCTgatccacaaaacaaaaagaaagagaagaaaaccaagaaaactgGGAGCACTTGCATGATgagattttctctctttataGACAGATTCCTCTGGCTGGGATTCTTTGGAGTATCAGCTGTTGgctttgtgtttaatttttaacctttggtaaaatatttcaatgcgtgtttagaaattaaatacagGAGCCTCAACTGCAGACTCTGAAATCTGATCTCCCCAAAAAGGATCCCGCCTGGGCTCAAGCAAAACCCTTCCAGGAAATGATTAAAAGGAAGCATTTATTAAGGAGACACATTATTTCTGTATACAgatttttcaggtattttgaAGAATTTCACTTTGAAAGACGGTTTCCATGGAAACCTGCACTGAAGTCCTCAGAACCCACCCATAGGGTGCTGAAAAAAACGACCCCGGGGATCGATCTGGGGGTGCTGTTTGGGTCAGGGGGCTGCAGGTTGGGTCGGGGGGCTGAAGATTGGGTCAGGGGTGTGCAAGTTGGGTCGGGGGGTGCAGGACGGGTTAAGGAGGTGCAGGATGGGTCAGGGGGCTGCAGGTTGGGTCGGGGGGGTGCAGGTTGGGTCGGGGAGGTGCAGGTTGGGTCAGAGGCTGCAGGTTGGGTCAGGGGGGTGCAGATTGGGTCAGAGGCTGCAGGTTGGGTCAGGGGGATGCAGACTGGGTCAGGGGGGTTAAGATTGGGTCGGGGGGCTGCAGGTTGGGTCAGGGGGTACAGGATGGATCAGGTAGGTGATCCATCTTCTTCGGTTCTTCGGCACCAGCGCTACAGGAACAGAGGAAGGGGCGTGACACGCTTCGCCCTGCTTTTGCGACACTCCTGTCACTTTACGGCAGGCGGCCGCCTTTCCCGGCGGTGTGGGCGGTTTCCATGGAGGCGGCGGTAGCGACGGCGCGCGATGCCGACGTCACAACCGGCGGCTCGCGGGACGCCACGTGCAGGGAGCAGGTGGGGCTCGAGCGGGGCGCGGGGCTGTTAGTGACCGTTAGTGACCGTTGGCGACCGTTGGTGACCGTTGGCGACTGAGgagagggggatgggggggcgggggggcgggggggcggTCTTGGCGGGCATCCCTCAGGCGGGCTGAGGGCCGTGATCCCTGATCCCTGTTCCACCCCCCCGGTATTCCCGGGAAAGGTGGGGACGGCTGAACGTTAAATCAGCAAACGGGACCGTCAGGTAGCTTTGAATTTTTGCAGCGGCTCAAATGTGAAAATATCTTTTCCCTCTGAACTGATTCTTGTCCGAATTTCAGGAGGTAGAACAGAATGTCTTTCcggggaagaggaggaaggggaggaggctTCAACCGTGGAGGAGGTGGCGGTGACAGAGGTGGCTTTAACCGTGGTGGCCGAGGTGGCTTTGGACGGGGAGGTGGCCGAGGAGGCTTCAACAGAGGCGGATACGACCAGGGGCCTCCAGAAAGGGTCGTGTGTAAGTTGACGAGGAGAGGGTAGAGAGAGATGCCAACACAATCAATATGTTTGAAAGCAAATCCCATTTATTTACCTACGCGGCTGTGTTTATATACAAACAAGTGTGTCTTTACTAAATACACTTAGTGATTGGTTATTATGTGATGACCACACTCTTAACTTTAAAGCTAATTGATTAATTAATAGCAGTGACCACATACAGATTACCTAATGCTGATTCAGTCCACAATTTATCTGTAACAGCTTTTTCCACATCTTGTCTTCTGCATGTAGCTCATCTTCTTTTGTAACTTTTCAGTCGCTTCAAGGTCTTTAGCTCAGCATAATTTACAAAACCACCTTGTCTTTTATAAAACAGCATTGTCTTACATTAGTGAtataaatgaccgagactcaatattcttctgttaatggtttaatttaattaataaaattgcaatatgCAAAACAGTGCTGGGTGTGTGGGGAGTCTCTGGTCCACCCACACGCCATAAAGTTTAATATTTTAGCTTATATTACATATCTTAATtcatattcataactattctaatacatattcatgactggtctaggaataggctggattatgtttattattggaatgggctgccccgggaagtagtggattctccatccctggagatatttaaaaagagcctggatgtggcactcagtgccatgggctgggaactgcagcgggagtggatcaagggttggacttgatgatctctgaggtcccttccaacccagccaattctatgattctatgattagttcttggaagaggcaGCCTTCAAAGGCGcatgcccactttatctctgagggtctttttgacccccatctggtggttgttggatgaagtcagtgtctgcctcagtttcccctctccttaCCCGTCGATTCCGCACATGAGCTcctttgctctttcctgtgcaacactGCAGCAAAACCACCTTAAATTGCAACGCTATGTGGTGAGCCGCAAAATCAGCTTGGATTAGCACAACAGAATATACATTGTAGCATTTTCAaggtacagaaactgtggatgtcttgttttTTGTTCCCCTTAGCCTTGTAGTTACCCAAAGAACAGATATATGTCATTCTGACGAATTCATAGGTTTGCATCTTTCACATTGTTGAAGGCAGATATATGATTAGTACTCTCAAAATGgggttagcaaacactttataattattcaacatgaattcacaagcacacacatatattacaTTAGGGTTAAAACAGGGTAAGTTTGTAAAACAGCATAAAACAGCATTGTCTAAACTTATAACATTTTCTGACACTACCAGCACTGTCTATTCATAACTCTCATGGCACACTGTTTAACATTACCAGAGTTTCTCATGGCTCGTTCACAATGTGGCCTGTATGGCTTTTCATCTCGTAAAAACCCCACAGTAAGTGACAGGAAGAGACTGTGCTTATTTGAATGACAGTGGCTGGGCCAGCTCCTCAGCTTCTTTGTGCTTTGTTTCAGTGTTGGGAGAGTTTATGCATCCGTGTGAAGATGACATTGTTTGTAAatgtaaaacagaagaaaacaaggtgCCTTATTTCAATGCCCCGGTGTACTTGGACAATAAGGAACAGATTGGCAAAGTGGATGAGATCTTCGGGCAGCTGAGAGATTTTGTATCCTTCAGAATACGTGTGATGCCaaatattggggttttttatagGCTGATCAGTGATCAAGTGAAATTTCTCtagtgttttaaaatagttcAAGGCTTGGCTGCCAGTTAGATGTGAGCAGGCACAAGTCTAGCTGCAACAAGTAGGTGCCTTGCTCACTTTAAGTGCCCAACTTAAAGCTTTTTCAGGGTGACTGCTGTTAGGCAGAGATTTGTAGTCAGATATCTTTTGGACCTACAGTGATTCAAGGTGGTACTTTTTCTAGCTACCTAGAAAATTTTCTGCTATATGTTGGTCACCTATAAGGCTTGGATCAAGGGAGTGTTTTTTTGGGCATTGGAACATATGTTGCTCCAACTTATTACTTAACTATAAGGGTGAGGTCATGCTGGAATGTCCTAGTGCTCAATGTCCAGTTTATTTACCTACCAAAAAAATGGGCTTGTGCTAGGATGTCCTCTTGCAAAGCAAGCCTGGCAGAGGCACAGAGTCTGCTCTGTTGTCACTGCCAGAGTGACAGAATCCCTGACAAAAGCAGCACGACTGAGGGGCATTAAATGTGAAGTGAAATGAGCAGGTTTAAAGCACTCTCATGCTCTGAATGTTTTAACTTGCAGATTTACTTTTTGTATCAGAATCCTTTGAATTTCAGGTCATACCGTGGCTAAAGGGGTTGTTACTTGCTAGAcaaattttttctttacaattcTGATTTTATGTACTGTTTTCTACTGGTATCTTCTTCCTTATGCCATAAaacatggaaggaaaaaattattttatcactgTATTTGTAGCTGTGAAAAATAGTGTCGAAAATCTGAAATGGTTTCTTCTGATCTTTtaactgtaatttttcatttgcagtgaCATTTAGCTTCATTTAGACAACATGAATTTAGAAAATGTCTGAATATGCCTTTCACATAATAATCCAATAATGTGGaatgttttcttcctgctgtgttCCTTAAAGAAGCTGACAGTATTTTTCCGTGAAGCTTTCTGAGAACATGAGAGcctcttcatttaaaaaaatgcaaaaggttAGCTGAGCTCATCCTACTCTGTGTCATCAGTTAGAGAAATCTGTGTCATCAGCTAATGAAAGCTTTGTtaagtttgttttaatttaaaaagtagttGTGCTTTGTAAATATAAGgatccattttctcttttgacttttttttttttttgccacattCTTCCTTCTGCCTGCCCCACAAAAAATGTGTCACAAATAAAGCCTGTGCAAGTATCTATATTTTGATAAATTTACAACACAATGACTATTTCCTTTTGAGCTTTTTTTAGTTGCCTGTTTGCAGAGGACAGTTTGACATAAAATGTGAAGACCAATTTATGGATAATTGTAAAGGGAGATACTACTGTACTCTTTAGCCTGGGTATTTTCAAAGCCTAATGGAACTCTCCTACAGTTTTACATTGatccagcaaagctgctgcctcttcaGAGGTTTTTGCCAAGGCCACCTGGAGAAAAAGGTGCTCCCAGAGGAGGTGGTAGAGGAGGACGTGGTGGTGGAcggggaggaggaagaggtggtgGCAGAGGTAAGATTCCATGAGTAGAAGCAGCAgattggtttgttttgtttttccttttcttgtaaAGCTCCAACTGATTGCTTGAATATCAACAGGTacattgcaaagaaaaatgtgcatATTTCTGTTTGATGACCGTTTGATAGGTATCACCTATCCAGTATTTAGGCTTCTATAGCTAACTAAATAACAGCTCCAAAGCATAGTGAAGAGAGTGTGCTGACTTATAAaagatttatatatttaataattttattatttatttattactatttattttattatttaataatttaatttaagatttctatatatataaaaattgatATATTTCTGTTTGATGACGGATCCAGTATTTAGGCTTCTATAGCAAACTAAATAACAGCTCCAAAGCACAGTGAAGAGAGTGTGCTGATTTATAACAGCAACTGAGGGTGTGACCACTGAGCAAACACATGGTAAGAGGTTGTAGGTAATACACACTCAAAGCTGTCAGTGAGACCTGTACTTGTAGTATGTTCTGAAAATCTTATTTTGGACAAAATACCTGAAATGCAGTGTTTGAGAGAGGGGTGAATGACCTGGTGTATCTCATCCCTTTGCTTTTTGATGTCACCTGCAGTGTGCTTTTCAATTAAAGCTGAAGCTAATTTTAACTTACATCTCAGCTTCTTGCCTCTTCTTCACACTCTGCCCCTTTGCAGTGAGGCACAAATgtttcaaagctgttttttttttaatgttctatTGACTTGTATTTAATCAATAactaattatttattaatagcTGTAATTAGTTTTTATTCTAATGAAATAAGCTTATTGTGGAGTTTTGTGAGTGTCTTTAGGATTTTGGACACTGTATATCAGATACTAAACAGCACCTAAAATCCTGCAGATGTTCCCTGGCATAAACAAGGTACAGTAATTGACCTGGTAACTGTCCAGCAGTTGAgagtttctggttttttggttgttcttttcctttcagaagctGTCACTGGCATAAATTGTTAGGTGTAACAAAGAATTTTATGTGCTCCTGAAGGTGtgattttttcctgtgtttaggaggatttggaggaggaagaggtgcaggaagaggaggaggattcagaggaggaagaggtggaggtggaggattcaggggaggaagaggtggtggaggaggCTTTAGGGGTGAGTGTGAGGTTTTTACAGTTCAGTAATAAGAATGGCTCCTGATTTCTAAAgctttaaatattaaacaatgtattttttaatctccTGTAGATGTTTATACTTTTATGCAGAAAGTCTCTCTGCATCTCAGTAGCTAGCTTAAACTGAACCACTGTTTTATGCATTTTGTAATGCTTGTTAAAGACCAtgcttaggtttttttgcattcaaAAAAGACTGTGAGAAAAGCTAATgatgataaattattttattctgttaatgcatttgattcttttttttgcttcaagTACATCTAAGATGTGAACTCTTTGgtgtctttttcttcccccttaaAACAGGAAGAGGACATTAAATATGGAGCCACAGCTATTTCCCTGATGTCTTACCATACCAGCTGCAGAAGTGAAGAACAAGGAAAATCTTTTGTAAAAGTCCCTGAAAAAGTTCTTTTTGTAAAGAACTTGGAGaatgaaaattgtttttacACTTAAAGACTGTTGGGCAGCATAAGTGGAGAGTGGAGTTCAGTCAGAACTGAAGACTGCTCAGAATATACTTGAACATCTTTGACTAAGCCAGGATTCAATGTTACTCTTAAACCATTTCTGACAAGTGACAAAGTCACCTCATATGATCTCATAGTGACTTCATGTTGGAGTTTGGAACAAACAATCAGttgcagtgcttttttttcaaaaagctcATCAGGTTCACTACATGCATATTTGTCACAATGAACCTGTTACTTCTGTGACTGATCCCCAGTTCTCATCCTCTTTTTATATTGAAACTTCTGAATCTTGCTCAAAAGTGGACATGCTGTTCAAACATCCTTTGTGAGTCCTTTTTTACAAACTAAACTTCAAAATTTTGTGTTGATAGGATTTTTTATATGTAATaatgtatataaaaaagaaagcaaaggatattttggtggggtttttttctgtttaaatctCAATGAAAGCCAAAGGCATTAAGACATATTCTTAGAAGCTGCTGTGTAATGAATAAGACAAGTTCAGTACCATTCTCAGGTTACTTAATTGTATCTAATGACACTGATATTGAAATTTCTAGGGGTTTTTAACTGCCCCACCTGCTTCTTAGTCCATTTCTCATGAGGTTTTGATGTCCTCACACCATGCTTCTGGTGCTCTGAGCTTGCATACAGCTGAGATCAGCACCTTGCACAGGGCTCCTCTGCACAGAAAGCTTTCAGTTAAGCCAAGCTtcaaaaaaatatgtaaaaatctGCACAGGTCTGTGGTCTCTCTAATTGAACACATAATGAAGACTGCTGAAAGCCAGTATTTCTTCTTAAGGATGGAGATCAAGGTGCCTCTCTGCTCTTTAactgtggaaataaaataagaatagaaaagaagaatgtCCCTGGAGTGCATCTGGAGCCAAGAGTTCACAGGCTCTCATGCCAAGCACTTTTGAGAAGGAATCTGTAGAGAGATAAATGTGAATGTGTTAGGAGCATCTTGTTTGATGTGGGAAGAGGTACATTTCAGGATTAATCATACTGCTACTTTTTAATTGATGAATGCAGTAACAGGCAAACGAGATCCATAGCCTTCTGCTTGGCAAAAAACCAGGTTTTGTCAGCACCAGGATGGGACAGTTAGGTGACTTTAGCAAAAGTGActtattttgaataatttctgCAACAAAACTTGCAACAGGGTAGCACAACAAATGTTCAAGAATTCAGTTAAATCTGAACAGATGCTGCACTAGATAACAAAGTCCTtcaggttaaaaagaaaaacccacatAACACTGGAATTTCTGCTAGAGCAGCTTTTGTGAGAAGCTTTTTTGTGTTCTACTGTTCAACTGCAGAACATTCAGGAATTAAGACATACCACTTACTTTACTGGTATTGCTGCAGAGGAAGCTTTAACTAGGCCACTTAAATCCAGccctctgaaaatatttatccttTTGTTGCTGTGGCCTAAGGGATGTAGAGCTCAGACTTGAGGCATTGTAGAATTGCCCTTTTTCTGGACAAAATGCTGTGCAAGTCTTTGCATCTTTGGAACACCACACTGCAGCTGAACCAATGTGCAGTGAAGCTGGAACAGTCCTTACTTCTGTCATACCTGTGAGTGTATCCTCTGCTGTTCCAGTAGCTGGTTGTGACAGAACAGCCCTTCTGGCTTTGATGGATTAGCCTAACCTAGTTCTCAATCTAACACCCAAATTCATGCTCTTCtttgctcttcttcctctgctttgggGACATTGCTTTTTCCCTGGAAGACTGCACTGCCATCAGCTTTAAATTGCATGATGTGACAGCTGGTGTTTGAGTTGCATGAAGTACCATCTTGCAGCCTAGGACAGAAAGTGTATGCTTTGAATCTCTCAGCAGGTGGAGCACTGAGCCTGAAGCCCTGACTTTTACATCTGTGTGGAGGGGTTAGAGAGAAATATTCATTACCTCTCTAGAGGGAAGATCAGCCTCTTGACTATAGGGAACTTGACTGCAGTTCCAGCTAAGAAATGGAT comes from the Heliangelus exortis chromosome 4, bHelExo1.hap1, whole genome shotgun sequence genome and includes:
- the GAR1 gene encoding H/ACA ribonucleoprotein complex subunit 1 isoform X3, whose protein sequence is MSFRGRGGRGGGFNRGGGGGDRGGFNRGGRGGFGRGGGRGGFNRGGYDQGPPERVVLLGEFMHPCEDDIVCKCKTEENKVPYFNAPVYLDNKEQIGKVDEIFGQLRDFYFSVKLSENMRASSFKKMQKFYIDPAKLLPLQRFLPRPPGEKGAPRGGGRGGRGGGRGGGRGGGRGGRGAGRGGGFRGGRGGGGGFRGGRGGGGGFRGRGH
- the GAR1 gene encoding H/ACA ribonucleoprotein complex subunit 1 isoform X1 — its product is MSFRGRGGRGGGFNRGGGGGDRGGFNRGGRGGFGRGGGRGGFNRGGYDQGPPERVVLLGEFMHPCEDDIVCKCKTEENKVPYFNAPVYLDNKEQIGKVDEIFGQLRDFYFSVKLSENMRASSFKKMQKFYIDPAKLLPLQRFLPRPPGEKGAPRGGGRGGRGGGRGGGRGGGRGGFGGGRGAGRGGGFRGGRGGGGGFRGGRGGGGGFRGRGH
- the GAR1 gene encoding H/ACA ribonucleoprotein complex subunit 1 isoform X2; the protein is MSFRGRGGRGGGFNRGGGGGDRGGFNRGGRGGFGRGGGRGGFNRGGYDQGPPERVVLLGEFMHPCEDDIVCKCKTEENKVPYFNAPVYLDNKEQIGKVDEIFGQLRDFYFSVKLSENMRASSFKKMQKFYIDPAKLLPLQRFLPRPPGEKGAPRGGGRGGRGGGRGGGRGGFGGGRGAGRGGGFRGGRGGGGGFRGGRGGGGGFRGRGH
- the GAR1 gene encoding H/ACA ribonucleoprotein complex subunit 1 isoform X4 — encoded protein: MSFRGRGGRGGGFNRGGGGGDRGGFNRGGRGGFGRGGGRGGFNRGGYDQGPPERVVLLGEFMHPCEDDIVCKCKTEENKVPYFNAPVYLDNKEQIGKVDEIFGQLRDFYFSVKLSENMRASSFKKMQKFYIDPAKLLPLQRFLPRPPGEKGAPRGGGRGGRGGGRGGGRGGFRGGRGGGGGFRGGRGGGGGFRGRGH